The Candidatus Effluviviaceae Genus V sp. region AGACGATGAAGAGCCTCGAGGGAACCGACATGCTGTCCCAGATCCAGGACGACATCTGGCTCACGAAGGTGCACGGGCATCTGGCCGACGTGTCGACCATCAAGTCCGAGGAAGTCAACCTCTCCGATGAGAAGAAGGAGGAGTAGGACGCATGGGACTGACCCCGTTCGTGATCGAGCAGACGCGCTACGGTGAGCGCTCCTACGACATCTTCTCGCGGCTGCTGCGCGACAACATCGTGTTCATCGGGATGCCGATCGACGACCGCGTGGCGAACATCGTGATCGCCCAGCTCCTGTTCCTCGAGGCCCAGGATTCGAAGCGCGACATCTACATCTACATCAACAGCCCCGGCGGCTACGTCGCCTCGGGACTCGCGATCTACGACACGATCCAGTACATCCGTCCCGACGTCCACACGATCTGCATGGGTCAGGCGGCCAGCATGGGCGCCGTGCTTCTTGCGGCGGGGAGTGCCGGCAAGCGTTCGGCCCTGCCGCACGCGCGCGTCATGATCCACCAGCCGGCCGGGGGCAGCGAAGGCCAGGCGAGCGACATCGAGATCTATGCCAAGGAGATCGTGCACATGCGCGAGCGGCTCATCGAGATCCTCGCGCGTCACACCGGGCAGTCGACCGATCAGATCCGGAAGGACTCGGACCGGAACTTCTTCATGTCCGCAGAGGAGGCGAAGGAGTACGGGGTCATCGATCAGGTGATCACCGGGCGGCAGGAGATTCCGACCCCGAAGTAGCCCGAAACACCCACGGGGCAGGGGTTGCGCGTCCGACGGGCACGACTATGTTGGTCACCGGTCTGACACCGGGGCCTGCTGAGGTGCGGAGGCCTCACACAGCGTACGACAGACAGGAGACTCAATGCTTCGCATCGAGCACGACGACGAGATAATCGAGTTCAGCGACAAGCTGCCGATCGTGCCGCTTCGCGATCTCGTGCTCTTCCCACGCATGATCGTCCCGCTTCTCGTCGGGCGCCCGAAGTCTGTGAAGGCGCTTGAGGAGGTCATGCACACGGACAAGATCATGTTCGTCGTGACGCAGCGCGATGTCGAGACGCAGGAGCCGACGCCGGACGACCTCTACCGAGAGGGGACCGTGGTCCGCGTGCTTCAGCTCCTGAGACTTCCCGACGGCACAATGAAGGTCCTCGTCGAGGGCCTCTCGAGGGCGTCCGTCCGGCGGTTCATGTCACAGGACGATTACCTCGCCGCCAGGATAGAGCTTCAGGACGAAGCGGCCGAGCGCACGGTCGAGACCGAGGCGCTCATGCGCAGCGTCGGAAGCCAGTTCGAGGAGTACGTCAACCTCTCGCGGAAGATCCCGCAGGAGGTGCTCATCTCCGTGATGAGCATGGAGGACGTGTCGCGCTTCGCCGACACCGTCGCGACGCATCTGGCCGGCAAGATCGAGGACAAGCAGAAGGTCCTCGAGGCCGTCGATGTCACGGAGCGTTTGCGCATCCTCGCGCGCGCCCTCTCCGGCGAGCTCGAGATCCTGCGACTCGAGAGGAAGATCGAGAACCAGGTACGGGAGCAGCTGC contains the following coding sequences:
- the clpP gene encoding ATP-dependent Clp endopeptidase proteolytic subunit ClpP is translated as MGLTPFVIEQTRYGERSYDIFSRLLRDNIVFIGMPIDDRVANIVIAQLLFLEAQDSKRDIYIYINSPGGYVASGLAIYDTIQYIRPDVHTICMGQAASMGAVLLAAGSAGKRSALPHARVMIHQPAGGSEGQASDIEIYAKEIVHMRERLIEILARHTGQSTDQIRKDSDRNFFMSAEEAKEYGVIDQVITGRQEIPTPK
- a CDS encoding endopeptidase La, translated to MLRIEHDDEIIEFSDKLPIVPLRDLVLFPRMIVPLLVGRPKSVKALEEVMHTDKIMFVVTQRDVETQEPTPDDLYREGTVVRVLQLLRLPDGTMKVLVEGLSRASVRRFMSQDDYLAARIELQDEAAERTVETEALMRSVGSQFEEYVNLSRKIPQEVLISVMSMEDVSRFADTVATHLAGKIEDKQKVLEAVDVTERLRILARALSGELEILRLERKIENQVREQLQKSQKEFYLHQQMKAIQEELGQEGEGAPEVAELVKAVEEASMSEEAEKKALKELDRLKKMSPMSPEATVVRTYIEWLTTMPWDKRTKDRSDIKEVEQILEDD